The sequence below is a genomic window from Dioscorea cayenensis subsp. rotundata cultivar TDr96_F1 chromosome 6, TDr96_F1_v2_PseudoChromosome.rev07_lg8_w22 25.fasta, whole genome shotgun sequence.
tatttggtacggaattaagaaaatattttaaaaaaattatatatttgacatggtttataaattttgagtCAAATGTTGTGACAaatttgtcacaatttttttccttgCCAATTTTTCCATGGTGATAtaggatttttcttgtagtgtaccAACAACCAAGAACATAATTAAGTGAATTATCATGGTGaatatatttattacatatacACTTTAATTAATGTATAGAGCCATAagtaaacaaatattattttaaatgctGACTACAAATCTGTTAGGTTAGGTGTATATTAAAATTCAACCTCCATGCACATATAGTAATGCTCAATCACTCAACTATGGCAAAAGTTTCAATATAAATCATGAGCAACCCTTGGATTCCTTAAATTGAGGagattcattatatatatatatatatatatatatatatatatatgaaaccactatctcatattattttatgCTCACATGAtcctgatgattttttttaaatgaaggtAAATTAGAACTTCagttaaaacaaattaattaagcaCATTTGCAAACGTACCAGAAAGATTATAATTAATAGATAATTATATCAACTGAACATCAAACAAAGCACAACTTGCAAACATGCATGCTCTCACAAAAGCATGCAACACGTCTGCTTATTTGTAACACAACATAGAgtagcatgcatgcatacatacatctatacatacatatgtatataaagCTTATGAACTTGAGATGGTGTTATTAATTTGCAGGCCAAGGCTTAGCTTAGAGTATGTCAACTCCTAACACATTATTAGCTCTTACAGCAGGATTAGGCCAAGTCTTAGCTTGAAGTTCGTCAACGGTTTCCTTGCTCAACTGGAATGACTTAGCAAGAAGATAATCATTAATTGGAGGTGTTGCTCCAAACAGATTATTAGCATCTATGATCGCACCAGGATTTTGGCTGTTGAACACTACCAATGCAACTGCATGTGAATGGCCATAATTCATATTAAAGTGGGTAAGACCTTGAGGGAATACGAAAACATCACCAGCAGATAAAACTTTCGAGTAGAGTGTATCATTGGGACTAGAGGAGACAAAACCAGCGTAAACAGTGCCTTCAAGAACAACAATGACTTCAGTAGCACGAGGATGAGTATGAGGAGGGTTAACTCCTCCAGGAGCATAGTCGATACGAACCAACGTAAGACCAAGAGTGTTCAATCCTGGGAGTTGAAATACTGATGCTGTAGTAAAATTAACACCAAGAGGATTCGTTGTGTTACCAGGCTTGTTCAAGCCAGAGAGAAGGAAATCCTCAGCTGTGACTGTTGTAGGGTTTTTGCACACAAACCCATTCACAAACACTGCATTGCATGCATGGTTGTGTT
It includes:
- the LOC120263749 gene encoding putative germin-like protein 2-1; the protein is MTAAKSIFLAFFAITSSLCLAFDPSPLQDFCVADFTSQVFVNGFVCKNPTTVTAEDFLLSGLNKPGNTTNPLGVNFTTASVFQLPGLNTLGLTLVRIDYAPGGVNPPHTHPRATEVIVVLEGTVYAGFVSSSPNDTLYSKVLSAGDVFVFPQGLTHFNMNYGHSHAVALVVFNSQNPGAIIDANNLFGATPPINDYLLAKSFQLSKETVDELQAKTWPNPAVRANNVLGVDIL